The Micropterus dolomieu isolate WLL.071019.BEF.003 ecotype Adirondacks linkage group LG23, ASM2129224v1, whole genome shotgun sequence DNA window aactaagaagaagaagaagaagaagaagatgaatttttttttttttattacaagaaTTGTATAGTTACAGTTCACGTTTTTATAaggaacaaaaaacagagacagtgaaaaaataaataacaaagaagcaaacaaaaaaattataaaacaaaaataaagtatacaGCCAGAGTGTCAAACAATAAATAtcagttaaattaattataaagttATATTAGATAAAAGTTGTAAACATTTTGATGCTGATTTACTCTTCAGTCCAGAAATACAGactatataattttttaagtcaaatttaaaaacattgaaaagaggTTTGTTCTTCataaattttgatttatgaaCGAAGAATTTTCCAAGCAAGATTAATAGATTGACTATGTATTGTACAGAGGAGTTtgaatcagagaaataaaataaaatgccaaaattggatatttttacatttgagccAAAGTGTCCATTAATGAAGCCTTGTATATCATTCCACAGAGAGGAGCTGTATGAACAGCTATAGAATAAATGGTCCAACGTTTAAGAAGAAGATGAATCTTCTTCCAGTGTGTGGAGGCCTCTGGTTGTCATGCGCGGACAGAACTGAGGGGGCAGTAAAGAGCGCGGCAgacctgcagaagaagaagaagcagaagaagcagaagaagaagaagaagcagctcGTCCCACGTGAGAGTCAGCATGTCTCCGCCAGGAGGAAAGATAAACAGACCCAAAACTGTAAGAAACactattttaaaacaacaaagcgCCTGATAAAGTACAGGAAGAGCTTTAACGCAGATTTATAATATAAAGAGGGCAGTTAGCAGCTAGCATGGGCAGCTAACGCGAGCAATGCTACTTCACTAGCTAACTTagcttgtttatttatttacacacaggtATTTCACGCCTTTTATCTTCTGTCTGTACTTTTTAAAGTGGACAGTTTGGATAAGGACAGTCATGCGCAGTGGTGGAGTGAAACGTAGTATAAAgtagaggtacttgtacttaagtacttcCACTGTAAATACCTTTTATACTAAGTATTAGGATccattatttaagtaaaagtacctcagctgtaaacaaaaataaaaaaaagtactgcattgagaGTTTTACTtcagtataatcaggaaaatgtgttgCAGAAAGAAATATTTCCCCTGTGACTGTTACATAAGATATTAATACATTATGAATACTCGtgcattaatgtaaagcaggattttactgctttaGTTGGTCGATGTTTAACTAGTTTGTGTCTGACTGCAATTAATGacttttatcattatttattaatctgcTAATAATTTTTGAAAATAGTGTTAAATGTGACACCATCACAATGCTGTCTGTCCAAACCTCAGCGTgaagaaaaatgtattgaaataatcaaaaggaaaattaaaaaaaatgacaaacactACTGTACCTGTAAAACATCATTTTATAAACGCttcctctgagatgtggtgaagtagaaagtggcatgaaagaaaatactaaagtacaaatacctctaatttgtacttaagtacagtatttaAGTAAatctacttagttactgtccacagcTGCACAGAGataacgtgggtttgtttgggtcgaTGACGGAAGACAGAGATTTTTCtgtcactctgaagtctggtcatattttagtttttaagagAGAGTTGACAGAAACTTGATTAaagaaaatgaccttatagtgaacttttagctttggtttgtctctctgacttgctaacagattgtaaaggctcgtgcagactacacaactttcagcgtgctgttcacactacacaactcaCCGCCAtgtgacaggagtcttgaagtcgtcgtGGCGTTCACATTAcgtgacagcggctgtgtcacccgacgctggtctccaaaccacgttttgtcaagagaaaacacgtgaaatgtgaaacgggaaatgacacgaacctgcacaggaaacagctgtttgttatttaattataaagacaaagaatctgggtgaaaggatggatcagcacacgcaggcAGCAGGTAGGATCGTCTGAGccacagagagctggaggggaggaaaaagcgttttgcggtgaaaaagtagccgcctgctctcattggctggatgtggatgtcgagtcgaccgactcctccagatatttggcgtgctagatatctggcagacgtcggcgatgtgtcagaaatgtgttgggaagccgttttgatgcgtcgttgagtagttcacacataacgactggcgaccgccgatttacccccgatcacagcccgACAGTCGCCGAgcagcaaatcgggctaaaaatcgtgtagtgtgaactggGCTTAAGCCGAAGCTCTCGGTGTTTGCTGCGCTTGTAAAAACGCTGATGTGTGCGCTGTGTGTCTACAGACTCTATTCGTCCGCTGCACATGAgaacacgttacgcagtttagtcaaccaaccagcatatcttgttcattttaaatccagcagcGGTTGTAAAAGTGTCAGAACAGGAGAGTCGCTGCAGACTGCTCTGTATTTACGTCAGTTGTTGTGCTCATTGCAGTTAcaatcactgtcttctaaagacttctTGGTTTTCATGTATTCCTGCATGGGGTCAATGGAGATCACCTAAATAGTATAAAATCTTGGTAATGCACACTTGGATGGTTTTCATATGTTCACAAAAGGTTTTGGCTGTTTTAATGttcatgcaaacaaaatggtaattgtatttgtggttttcaatataaaacttgaaATTGTTTCAGTGTGcgtttcagtacattttaatctttttttgcCACATATTTACAAcgccgtgataattttggtcactataatcgtgatatgaaattttcataccgtttcatccctagttgTTGTCCAAACGTCTGTGGTTTTAAAAGATCGTCGCGAATGTCTTTGTCAGGGAAACTGAATTAATGAACGATAATACATGAGAGACGGACTGCGTGTGAGTGTTATCAGTCTGCTCCTCCGCGGGGTTGATGGTCACGTTGTTAGATGAAGTTGTTAATGTGACCACGACATGAAGttaagaaaaaatgtttttacccCCCGTGACATCATGAGGAACggaagtttttttgtttaaaactcaTTTCATTGTCGTCTTGCAGGAGCTGGGAAAGAAACTTTTCAAGCGGCGGCGAGTTCTGAgcaaagagaagaggaagagacatCGGATAGTTGGAGCGGTCGTCGATCAGGGACTCATCACCATCCATCACCTGAAGAAGAGAAAGTCAGTCGTCAAAGAATATTCTGTCAGCTGTTTACAGATGTTAGACCTGATGCTCGTGTGTTGGCGTTTAAGCGCACGAAGTAAAGTCAGCCATGTCgtgtttctgtctgtatttCAGGTCGAGCGCGAGAGCGAACATCACTCTGTCTGGGAAGAAGAAACGAAAGCTGCTCAAGCAGCTGCAGCACATGCAGCAGGAGAAGGCCGGTATGGAAGGTAAAGGATGACACAAAACTGTTTAAAGGATAACGCCGTCAAGTTCTTAATAagagaactccagcacagagaaaggaacaaAGAAGAAACTCGAACATaaaaacgcagcagtttggcaggtctttGTTGGTCCAACAGCAACGCCCTGTTGATGAATACAAATTAAAAGTTCTGTTGCGATCTACCAGTTTTACATAAGCTCTGACTGACAgtgaaacatttccagccgacagctcttatgtgttcacatacaatGCAAATTTAAACGCTTTCCTCGCTCAGGGaaacagctggaataaagttacagacacacattttctgaactcatcaggtagttcaaccttctcgctttcttttctccaagtaacgTCCAggtttgtccagtttttataaaaatatgaagtagtagtccagcagagctctgggtgccaaccgccgctaacaacaacagtggaaccggatgtgcacggaaggtGCCGAGAAGCTCCGGTGAAGATAAATCTAGTtataatcccaaaaactaaagtgaaaaccaaagcagttaactctgagctgaGGGTAattgttgtcagagcagaatccggacggctgtttatttgtccaatagctgcagcgctgctcttTCTTCTACTCTTCCCCatagtttagcagctctccgtcGGCCAGCGGCGTCACTCCCCCGCTCTGCccggtcctctccaaacaacgctctgaagccctCGGTGACGTTCGGACGTCAAGCGAATCTCTTGCTCAAGTTGAAAAATCTGAACTCGAGCGAACCAGCGAATGTCGCAACAAACAAAATCTTCCGCACCGCCCAGAGCGAATTCGCAGGAATtagcatctttgcattgactttttGTGTAATCAAGCCACCCGAAACGCTGGAtctgctttcagtgtgaacacaactTTACCCTGTCGAGGACGGATcgctgattttatttttatttttttttattttttttgggaTGAAACTGATTTATTCAATGTTTATTTGACCAAGTCTGTTATTTTTGGAGAGAAGACCTCAGTGGTAAATCGGCTTTGGTAGAAACCTTCTGAACGGTCAACAGCGAAGGTATCGGTACTTtggtatcgcctcagctcgcttggaacctcggtGGCGGCGACATTTGAGGAGACTTGAGCCGGTACCACGAGGAAAAGGGACTTTAAAGACACTGTAGTGATGCTTAAAAAGCtcagaggaaaaacatttgtgttCCTTGTTATTCACTTGATGCTTCATGATGACGTTTCACTTTTTGTGGTGATTAAATCTGTTGTTTGTTCCTCAGTCGAAGCGGCGGCGGCAGCACCACCGAAGAAGAAACAGGActcgacacctgctccaaccaagaagaagaaaaagactcCTGCCGGATCCCAGGGGGACGTCGAGATGGCGGACATTGAATGAAGGGACGACGGGATGACGCCGTCTCTCAGAGGAGTCGTGCAGCGCCGCACGTTTCAGCTGAACGGACGAGTTTGTGTTTGAACTGAACTCTGAAGTACGACCGAGTGTTTAATCTGAGTTCGTACCCAGACGGACGTTAATTCGTCTGCACCTGTTCGAGTCAGACAAGGTGtgtttttatgaaaagttgCTGGAAGGATGCAAAGATTCAGAGTGACAGGAACCTATGGAAGGCCGCGAACGCCAGGAAAATTAAAGATACTCATATTAAGTCAAAGTGCTGGCTCTGTAACCATCTCATAATTTGGATTAGTTTTCCTTTTATCTGTTAATGTGGACTAA harbors:
- the lg23h11orf98 gene encoding uncharacterized protein C11orf98 homolog, producing the protein MSPPGGKINRPKTELGKKLFKRRRVLSKEKRKRHRIVGAVVDQGLITIHHLKKRKSSARANITLSGKKKRKLLKQLQHMQQEKAGMEVEAAAAAPPKKKQDSTPAPTKKKKKTPAGSQGDVEMADIE